One genomic region from Homalodisca vitripennis isolate AUS2020 chromosome 6, UT_GWSS_2.1, whole genome shotgun sequence encodes:
- the LOC124364730 gene encoding transcription factor MafA, giving the protein MKAQMDPADRHLADEYVEEFVLDHLEAVSVKRETNNNNTEEDTRDMRPQRLPPMPICGGSVLPSPPQLLTPPAHQAEDHHHFNHNHNHGHGAVYHQQQFSQNVVHHIQHHAQNMVVHTQNGVVVSAIKHQNSLVMYPNTPGTPPDTPPISISPNVSASPPSHFHIGQPHSHIQHVHHGKPPGGLMEDMVWLTQSLRQEPLDLRPNCNEIEDAQSWPVQHPTMNHKRMPQEYLQQHEEDMCVLRPVSVSSGVTSPLSGSGRLHHHGGEPDIISDDLLTHLTVRELNKRLHGLPREDVVRLKQKRRTLKNRGYAQNCRSKRLVQRHELELNNRQLQGEIHRLQMEVNRLCHDRDMYKHRYEVLQGQLRVDGSDGVPSAGHSNPSSPELF; this is encoded by the coding sequence ATGAAGGCTCAAATGGATCCTGCAGATCGCCATCTCGCGGACGAGTACGTGGAGGAGTTCGTCCTCGACCACTTGGAGGCAGTCTCCGTGAAGCGAGAGACCAACAACAACAACACCGAGGAAGACACGAGGGACATGAGGCCCCAGAGGTTGCCGCCTATGCCGATCTGTGGAGGAAGTGTTCTTCCGTCACCGCCACAGCTTCTGACCCCGCCCGCCCACCAGGCAGAGGACCACCACCACTTTAACCACAACCACAACCACGGCCACGGGGCCGTGTACCACCAACAGCAGTTCAGCCAGAACGTGGTCCACCACATCCAGCACCACGCGCAGAACATGGTGGTGCACACCCAGAACGGCGTGGTGGTCAGCGCCATCAAGCACCAGAACAGTCTCGTGATGTACCCCAACACCCCGGGCACCCCACCGGACACTCCGCCGATCAGCATCTCCCCCAACGTATCCGCCTCCCCACCGTCGCACTTCCACATAGGCCAGCCGCATTCCCACATCCAGCACGTGCACCACGGCAAGCCCCCCGGGGGCCTCATGGAAGACATGGTGTGGCTGACGCAATCGCTGCGTCAGGAGCCCTTAGACCTCCGACCCAACTGCAACGAGATAGAAGACGCTCAGAGCTGGCCGGTGCAGCATCCCACCATGAACCACAAGAGGATGCCTCAGGAGTACTTGCAGCAGCACGAGGAGGACATGTGCGTGCTGCGCCCGGTGAGCGTCAGCAGCGGCGTCACCTCCCCGCTCAGCGGATCCGGCAGACTGCACCACCACGGGGGCGAGCCGGACATCATCAGCGACGACCTGCTGACCCATCTCACTGTCCGAGAGCTCAACAAGCGCCTGCACGGGCTACCCAGAGAGGACGTGGTGCGGCTGAAGCAGAAGAGGAGGACGCTGAAGAATCGTGGATACGCCCAGAACTGCCGCAGCAAGAGGCTCGTCCAGAGACACGAACTGGAACTCAACAACCGCCAACTGCAAGGCGAGATCCACAGACTCCAGATGGAAGTGAACCGCCTCTGCCACGACAGGGACATGTACAAACACCGCTACGAGGTTCTGCAGGGACAGCTGAGGGTGGATGGTAGTGACGGGGTGCCCAGCGCCGGACATAGCAACCCGTCCTCACCCGAGCTCTTCTGA